The Gracilimonas sp. genome includes a region encoding these proteins:
- a CDS encoding tetratricopeptide repeat protein produces MNFEEKLNKGFELLREKDIDYALDVARELQKEQPDSHEAWYLEALVMQQLNQWSHSIEAIEKALELDDDNAAYYNLRGNVRMQLEKLDGAEEDFDKAIELNDTSAAHRNKVMLMLMTDRGQEAIPYLIERIKKDPKDAENWILMGDMIKKGGQTDKARTYYEQALKIDPENDYAKRQLEEE; encoded by the coding sequence ATGAATTTCGAAGAGAAACTGAATAAAGGATTTGAATTATTAAGGGAAAAAGACATCGATTATGCCCTTGATGTAGCCAGAGAGTTACAAAAGGAACAACCTGACTCTCATGAAGCCTGGTACCTTGAAGCTCTGGTGATGCAGCAGCTCAACCAATGGAGCCACAGTATAGAAGCTATTGAGAAAGCATTGGAATTGGATGATGACAATGCCGCTTATTACAACCTTCGGGGGAATGTTCGCATGCAGCTTGAAAAACTGGATGGGGCTGAAGAAGATTTTGATAAAGCCATTGAACTTAATGACACCTCAGCGGCTCACCGCAACAAAGTGATGCTGATGCTGATGACCGACCGTGGACAGGAAGCCATCCCCTATTTGATTGAGCGGATCAAGAAAGATCCTAAAGATGCTGAAAACTGGATTCTGATGGGAGACATGATTAAGAAAGGCGGTCAGACTGATAAAGCCCGCACGTATTATGAGCAGGCTCTTAAAATCGATCCTGAAAACGATTACGCAAAGCGTCAGCTCGAAGAAGAGTAG
- the dnaA gene encoding chromosomal replication initiator protein DnaA, protein MHELSVESAWEKCLDIIKDNISYQKYKSWFEPIKPVSLKDNTLTVQVPSQFWYEWLEEHYYNMLRSTLAKVLGPEGKLEYSIVMEKSDQFEHNRSVRMPQRPMGPVQPQESNGYPEYHPDRIENPFVIPGIRKTKIDSNLNNNYVFERFIEGDCNRLARSAAMAIADNPGSNSFNPFFVYGPTGLGKTHLVQSIGNKIKEKFGDEKSVLYISSEAFTNEFVHAIRNNRASEFSMFYRNIDVLMVDDIQFFSGKEKTQEEFFHIFNALHQDGKQIILSSDRAPKDVPDIEERLISRFGWGLSADLKMPEYETRYAILERKANDNGIEIDPQIIEFIAHNFKSNVRDLEGAIIKLLAHASLQNIDDIDLAMAKRVLKDMVKESNTQISIESIQNYVCDYFGIDTNKVREKTRKQEIVEARQIAMYLSKKFTKSSLKTIGLHFGGRDHSTVIHAISTVEERISTSAKHKRMVEELHQRIEVASL, encoded by the coding sequence TTGCACGAGCTTTCGGTTGAATCGGCATGGGAAAAATGCCTGGATATTATTAAGGACAACATCAGCTATCAGAAGTATAAATCTTGGTTTGAGCCGATTAAACCAGTGTCTCTGAAAGACAATACGCTTACCGTTCAGGTGCCTAGTCAGTTTTGGTATGAATGGCTGGAAGAGCACTACTATAATATGCTTCGCTCAACTCTGGCAAAAGTACTCGGTCCTGAAGGTAAATTGGAGTACTCAATTGTGATGGAGAAGTCTGATCAGTTTGAGCACAACCGGTCGGTTAGAATGCCGCAACGCCCTATGGGACCTGTACAACCTCAGGAATCAAATGGCTATCCCGAATACCATCCCGACCGTATTGAAAATCCGTTTGTAATTCCCGGAATACGAAAGACAAAAATTGACTCAAATCTTAATAACAATTACGTATTTGAGCGCTTCATCGAAGGGGACTGTAATCGACTGGCCCGTTCCGCTGCCATGGCCATAGCTGACAATCCGGGAAGTAATTCTTTCAATCCATTTTTTGTATATGGTCCTACCGGTTTAGGTAAAACTCACCTTGTTCAAAGCATTGGCAATAAGATTAAGGAAAAGTTTGGAGACGAGAAATCTGTTCTTTATATATCTTCCGAAGCTTTCACCAACGAATTTGTTCACGCTATTCGAAATAACCGTGCCAGCGAGTTTTCCATGTTTTACCGGAACATCGATGTGCTGATGGTTGATGACATTCAGTTCTTTAGCGGAAAAGAAAAAACACAGGAAGAGTTCTTCCATATTTTTAATGCGCTTCATCAGGATGGCAAGCAAATTATTCTGAGTAGTGATCGTGCTCCAAAAGATGTACCAGATATTGAAGAGCGATTAATTTCCCGTTTTGGCTGGGGATTGAGTGCAGATTTGAAAATGCCAGAATATGAAACCCGTTACGCTATTTTAGAGCGGAAGGCGAACGATAACGGCATCGAAATTGACCCGCAAATCATTGAGTTCATCGCACACAATTTTAAATCAAATGTGCGTGACCTGGAAGGAGCTATTATTAAATTACTGGCTCATGCTTCCCTACAGAATATAGATGACATCGACCTGGCCATGGCCAAGCGTGTTCTTAAAGACATGGTCAAAGAATCCAACACCCAGATTTCCATCGAATCTATTCAAAATTATGTGTGTGATTATTTTGGCATCGACACCAACAAAGTACGCGAGAAAACAAGAAAGCAGGAAATTGTAGAAGCTCGTCAGATTGCAATGTATCTCTCCAAGAAATTCACTAAATCCAGCTTAAAAACGATTGGGTTACACTTCGGAGGCCGGGATCATTCTACCGTAATTCACGCTATCTCAACAGTAGAAGAGCGCATCTCTACCAGTGCCAAACATAAGCGCATGGTCGAAGAACTTCATCAGCGTATAGAAGTAGCCAGCCTTTAA
- a CDS encoding DUF2911 domain-containing protein has product MKKLIQLCFLMVLSALFVAETAMAQERGSSEPRTSPNASVSQTIGTTEVTITYGRPAIKGRSYFGDGSDLAPSGQVWRTGANESAAITFSDDVMVGGKKVEAGTYSLYSMPSGKEWTIILNNKLSWGTQYDMGEDYVRVPAAVVNNDAPMMEWFAIYFDSLSSDKAHLNLHWGTTKVAVPITTGNM; this is encoded by the coding sequence ATGAAAAAGTTAATACAACTTTGTTTTTTAATGGTGCTATCTGCTTTATTTGTAGCTGAAACAGCTATGGCCCAGGAACGAGGTAGCTCTGAACCAAGGACGAGTCCAAATGCATCCGTTAGCCAGACCATTGGCACTACTGAAGTAACCATAACCTATGGTCGGCCAGCCATTAAAGGTCGTTCTTATTTTGGAGATGGTTCAGATTTAGCTCCATCAGGACAGGTTTGGAGAACCGGAGCCAACGAATCTGCAGCTATTACTTTTTCAGATGATGTAATGGTAGGTGGTAAGAAAGTTGAAGCCGGCACCTATTCTTTGTATTCAATGCCAAGCGGCAAAGAGTGGACTATTATCTTAAACAATAAGTTATCCTGGGGAACACAGTATGACATGGGAGAAGACTATGTTAGGGTTCCAGCAGCTGTTGTAAATAACGACGCTCCAATGATGGAATGGTTTGCCATTTATTTTGACAGCCTTTCATCTGATAAAGCTCATTTGAATTTACACTGGGGAACTACAAAAGTAGCTGTTCCCATTACTACTGGTAACATGTAA
- a CDS encoding deoxynucleoside kinase gives MSNSYDFIAIEGVIGAGKTSLASLLAERQNARLVLEEFEDNPFLPKFYEDRERYAFQTQLAFLASRFKQQQNMMSQDLFHQFTISDYIFDKDRIFARLNLDQDELALYDNIFNIMTGIAAQPDLIIFIQSSVDRLMENIEKRGRDYERNITPEYLKELNDAYNHFFHHYNRAPLIILNASEIDFVNNKEHLSYIEEQIFEKPVHTNTHIHIAP, from the coding sequence ATGTCCAATTCTTATGATTTTATTGCCATTGAAGGCGTAATTGGAGCCGGAAAAACTTCACTCGCTTCCTTATTGGCTGAGCGGCAGAATGCCCGATTGGTATTGGAGGAATTTGAAGACAATCCTTTCCTCCCAAAATTTTATGAAGACCGTGAGCGATACGCTTTTCAGACTCAGCTGGCTTTTTTGGCAAGTCGCTTTAAGCAACAGCAAAACATGATGAGCCAGGATCTGTTTCATCAGTTTACAATCTCGGATTATATTTTTGATAAAGACCGGATTTTTGCCCGCTTGAATTTGGACCAGGATGAACTGGCTCTTTATGATAACATTTTCAACATCATGACGGGTATAGCAGCACAACCCGACCTCATTATATTTATTCAGTCTTCGGTAGACCGTCTGATGGAAAACATTGAGAAGCGCGGACGTGATTACGAACGAAATATCACACCCGAATATCTGAAAGAATTAAATGATGCTTACAATCATTTTTTCCACCATTATAATCGAGCTCCCCTTATTATTCTGAATGCTTCTGAGATAGATTTTGTCAATAATAAAGAGCACCTGAGTTACATTGAAGAACAGATTTTTGAAAAGCCGGTTCACACCAATACTCACATTCATATTGCACCCTGA
- a CDS encoding DUF2179 domain-containing protein encodes MTELPFFVLPILIFFARIADVSLGTLRITMVSRGYKWQSALLGFFEVLIWVIVVAQLLKNLNHWVNYIAYAAGFSAGTFIGLYIEDKMKVGTVLVRIITLNKSEELIEALKEAGIALTSIDAKGGFNDVKVIFTVMKRKKLNKVFNIVKDIDPEAFFSTEDVKYSNKHHDHLVNPNDRSPIDRLLRIRKGL; translated from the coding sequence ATGACTGAATTACCCTTTTTCGTACTCCCCATACTCATCTTTTTTGCCCGCATTGCTGACGTTTCTCTTGGAACATTACGTATAACAATGGTCTCCCGGGGTTATAAATGGCAATCGGCTCTTCTCGGGTTTTTTGAAGTGCTCATCTGGGTCATTGTAGTTGCACAGCTTCTTAAAAACCTCAATCACTGGGTGAATTATATAGCCTATGCTGCCGGTTTTTCAGCCGGAACGTTCATCGGGCTTTATATAGAAGACAAAATGAAAGTAGGAACCGTATTGGTGCGTATTATTACCCTGAACAAGTCTGAAGAGCTTATTGAGGCTTTGAAAGAGGCAGGAATTGCCTTAACCAGTATCGATGCCAAAGGTGGATTCAATGATGTAAAAGTCATTTTTACGGTAATGAAGAGAAAAAAACTGAACAAAGTTTTTAACATTGTAAAAGATATCGACCCTGAAGCATTTTTCTCTACAGAAGATGTAAAATACTCCAATAAACACCATGATCACTTGGTGAATCCCAATGACCGGAGTCCAATCGATCGTCTCTTGAGAATTCGGAAAGGGTTATAA
- the folK gene encoding 2-amino-4-hydroxy-6-hydroxymethyldihydropteridine diphosphokinase, giving the protein MAQVVIALGSNLSNPHRQLQTAASFLEILADRGIKTSVIYKSEPVGPSENDFLNGVIALETSLSPEQLFEELKAQEKKQGRPSRYPKWTARTIDLDIIAYDDLVVETDTLIIPHQEYTRRLFVLLPLRDVFPDWKDPVSAQHVDTLIEQAPDLEIVRTTLNW; this is encoded by the coding sequence ATGGCCCAGGTAGTCATAGCCCTTGGCTCTAATCTCAGCAATCCTCATCGACAACTTCAAACGGCAGCTTCATTTTTGGAAATCCTTGCTGACCGGGGAATCAAAACATCTGTAATCTATAAATCTGAACCCGTTGGCCCTTCAGAGAATGATTTTTTAAACGGAGTGATCGCATTAGAAACTTCATTATCTCCTGAACAACTATTTGAAGAGTTGAAAGCTCAGGAAAAAAAACAGGGGCGCCCATCCCGCTACCCCAAGTGGACAGCCCGGACTATAGATTTGGATATAATTGCCTATGATGACTTGGTCGTTGAAACAGATACCCTTATCATTCCCCATCAGGAATACACCCGGCGTTTATTTGTTCTATTGCCTTTAAGAGATGTTTTTCCAGACTGGAAAGATCCCGTTTCCGCTCAGCACGTGGATACTTTAATAGAACAAGCCCCGGATCTCGAAATTGTTAGAACAACCTTGAACTGGTAG
- the ispH gene encoding 4-hydroxy-3-methylbut-2-enyl diphosphate reductase, with product MYQSPIIRKVKEATKIIDPMKKDLEPTMLDFGPVQFYIPRFFGFCYGVENAIDIAYRTVAENPDKNIYLLSEMIHNPTVNEDLLKRGVKFLFDTDGTERIPISSLNSDDIVIVPAFGTTLEIQEQLKEVGIDPYQYNTTCPFVEKVWKRGKQLGKKDYSLVVHGKHRHEETRATFSHSADHSEVVVVLNPEEAHILADILTEDRPLSDFEKYFGHKSTPGFNPLEDMVRFGVINQTTMLATETQRVMEILREAAIKRYGEADILDHFADTSDTLCYATNENQSATLALAETDADLAIVVGGYNSSNTMHLVEILEHQFPTYHVRDKGELSPDAVRHFNQWDKEMKETKDWIPSDKKPLKIALTSGASCPDVLVDEVLLQVLDYFEGTREINEVIAPFEDKLEAEEA from the coding sequence ATGTACCAGTCGCCGATTATCCGAAAGGTGAAAGAGGCGACGAAAATCATCGATCCGATGAAAAAGGATCTCGAACCGACTATGCTCGATTTCGGGCCGGTACAATTTTATATTCCGCGATTTTTTGGGTTCTGCTACGGTGTGGAAAATGCTATTGATATTGCCTATCGAACCGTGGCTGAAAATCCAGATAAGAATATCTATCTGCTTAGTGAGATGATTCACAATCCAACGGTGAATGAGGATTTACTAAAAAGAGGAGTGAAGTTTTTGTTTGATACGGACGGAACCGAACGCATCCCGATTTCATCCCTGAATTCAGACGACATTGTAATTGTACCAGCTTTTGGAACCACACTCGAAATACAAGAACAGCTGAAAGAAGTAGGAATTGACCCCTATCAATATAACACCACGTGTCCTTTTGTAGAGAAAGTCTGGAAAAGGGGGAAGCAGCTTGGTAAGAAAGATTACAGCTTGGTGGTTCATGGTAAACATAGGCATGAGGAAACACGGGCTACGTTTTCACATAGTGCTGACCATTCAGAAGTAGTTGTGGTTTTAAATCCTGAGGAAGCTCATATTCTTGCAGATATTTTAACTGAAGATCGTCCGCTTTCAGATTTCGAAAAATACTTTGGCCATAAATCAACGCCCGGTTTCAACCCATTGGAAGACATGGTGCGCTTCGGGGTGATCAACCAAACCACGATGCTTGCAACCGAGACCCAAAGGGTGATGGAGATTCTGAGAGAAGCAGCCATCAAGAGGTATGGAGAAGCAGATATTCTTGATCACTTTGCCGATACCTCTGACACACTATGCTATGCCACCAATGAAAATCAGTCGGCAACTCTGGCTCTTGCTGAAACAGATGCAGACTTAGCTATTGTGGTTGGCGGGTACAACTCATCCAATACGATGCATCTGGTTGAAATTTTAGAGCATCAGTTTCCTACCTATCACGTTCGGGATAAGGGAGAGCTTTCGCCTGATGCGGTCAGGCATTTCAATCAGTGGGATAAAGAAATGAAAGAAACCAAAGACTGGATTCCTTCTGATAAAAAACCATTGAAAATTGCTTTGACTTCGGGTGCTTCCTGCCCTGATGTTTTAGTAGATGAGGTATTGCTTCAGGTTTTGGATTACTTTGAAGGAACCAGAGAAATTAATGAAGTTATAGCCCCTTTCGAGGATAAACTCGAGGCGGAAGAAGCCTGA
- a CDS encoding secondary thiamine-phosphate synthase enzyme YjbQ codes for MWIQKEVKLSPKSRGYHIVTDEILREIPEIKDIQTGLAHIFIKHTSAGLTINENADPSVRRDFESHFNRAVPEDTSLYEHTLEGTDDMTSHIKSSLLGSSVSIPITNGRFNLGTWQGVYLCEHRNHGGSRKLLVTLNGE; via the coding sequence ATGTGGATTCAGAAAGAAGTTAAGCTCTCTCCAAAATCACGTGGATATCATATTGTTACAGATGAAATTCTAAGAGAGATTCCGGAAATCAAAGATATCCAAACCGGGCTGGCGCACATCTTTATCAAACATACCAGTGCGGGTTTAACGATCAATGAAAATGCCGATCCATCTGTACGCAGAGATTTTGAATCGCACTTTAACCGGGCAGTACCGGAAGACACTTCGCTCTATGAGCATACACTTGAAGGTACCGACGACATGACCTCTCATATCAAAAGTTCGTTGTTGGGTTCATCTGTTTCTATTCCTATTACCAATGGCCGGTTTAATCTGGGCACATGGCAGGGAGTGTATCTATGCGAGCATCGAAATCATGGCGGTTCCAGAAAACTGCTGGTTACCTTGAATGGGGAGTGA
- the folB gene encoding dihydroneopterin aldolase, producing the protein MDTLTIKGMKFRAFHGVHEHEKKEGNNFEVDVIFASDLVPPGKSDQLSDAIDYTKVHEICTEIMEGESVDLIEHLCYRIGNKISETFPEHSSFDVSVRKLSPPLSSATEFTEARMSWPR; encoded by the coding sequence ATGGACACCCTCACTATCAAAGGGATGAAGTTCAGGGCATTTCACGGAGTGCATGAACATGAGAAAAAAGAGGGCAACAATTTTGAAGTAGATGTGATTTTTGCGTCTGATCTTGTACCGCCGGGCAAATCAGATCAGCTTTCAGATGCCATCGACTACACTAAAGTTCATGAAATCTGTACAGAAATTATGGAAGGCGAATCAGTAGATCTGATCGAACATCTATGCTATCGGATCGGCAATAAAATCTCGGAGACGTTTCCTGAGCACTCTTCATTTGACGTAAGCGTTCGCAAACTATCACCTCCCCTTTCTTCTGCTACTGAATTTACTGAAGCGAGGATGTCATGGCCCAGGTAG
- a CDS encoding type I restriction enzyme HsdR N-terminal domain-containing protein, whose translation MLSKALSHFPQFKFRDAEKRLWNPILKTTFAIRPEERVRLALVDYLILEAGMSTSRISFESPVKLPGDKSSSRTDVICYDSNFKPLLLVECKAPDIKLNEKTAIQIARYNQKVGAPFLLVSNGTLDFWFEVEGEKVELLDEPPELFQATKEVTPDLNYWTERGFIGEKINPKAKSFAVESCIQLYKTPNQPIKYLSFDDSPSEFALAHYYRIFGVNETQRVALSFSVNPAGDTRLNVVLNDKGANIAFCTISLKSMAENETEPAEVHSAKGVYKLDLSEEIEFGFDKNISGLAKRFPDLLSQHS comes from the coding sequence TTGTTAAGCAAAGCTCTTTCACATTTTCCTCAGTTCAAGTTCAGAGATGCAGAGAAACGCCTCTGGAATCCGATTCTGAAAACGACGTTTGCTATCCGCCCTGAAGAGCGGGTTCGTCTTGCATTGGTAGACTACCTGATACTGGAAGCCGGTATGTCAACTTCCCGCATTTCTTTTGAGAGCCCCGTAAAGTTGCCCGGCGATAAATCCTCTTCACGCACCGATGTTATTTGCTATGATAGCAACTTTAAACCGCTGCTGCTGGTCGAGTGCAAAGCCCCGGACATTAAACTGAATGAAAAAACAGCTATTCAGATAGCCAGATATAACCAAAAAGTGGGAGCTCCATTTTTGCTGGTAAGCAATGGAACCCTTGATTTCTGGTTTGAAGTTGAAGGCGAAAAAGTTGAACTATTGGATGAGCCTCCTGAACTATTTCAAGCAACCAAAGAAGTAACTCCGGATTTAAATTATTGGACAGAACGGGGGTTTATAGGAGAGAAGATAAATCCTAAGGCTAAATCATTTGCAGTTGAATCCTGTATTCAACTATATAAAACTCCGAATCAGCCCATCAAATATTTGAGTTTTGATGATTCTCCTTCTGAATTTGCACTGGCTCATTACTACCGCATTTTTGGAGTGAACGAAACCCAGCGAGTAGCCTTGAGTTTTTCGGTAAATCCAGCTGGAGATACGCGACTGAATGTTGTTCTGAATGATAAAGGAGCAAACATAGCTTTTTGTACTATATCTTTGAAATCAATGGCAGAGAATGAAACTGAACCGGCAGAGGTTCATTCAGCAAAGGGTGTTTACAAACTGGACTTAAGCGAAGAAATAGAGTTCGGTTTTGACAAAAACATCAGCGGGTTAGCCAAAAGGTTTCCTGATCTGTTAAGCCAACATTCCTGA
- the msrA gene encoding peptide-methionine (S)-S-oxide reductase MsrA, translated as MTKSFFITGLILSLSTLSLSAQDMDMDMNKEKNLEKATFGAGCFWCVEAIYELVEGIEHVESGYSGGHVENPSYKEVTTGTTGHAEVARIHFDPDVISYEELLEVLWHTHNPTTLNRQGNDVGPQYRSVIFYHNEEQKEIAEKSLKKTDESDLWEDPIVTKIQPLENYYVAENYHQNYFENNPNAGYCSFVIAPKVKKFKKEFSYLLKDKEKVN; from the coding sequence ATGACAAAATCATTTTTTATAACCGGACTTATTTTAAGTCTTTCAACACTATCATTATCAGCTCAGGATATGGATATGGATATGAATAAAGAAAAGAATTTAGAGAAAGCTACTTTTGGCGCAGGTTGTTTTTGGTGCGTTGAAGCTATTTATGAATTGGTAGAAGGTATCGAACATGTAGAATCGGGCTATTCAGGCGGGCATGTTGAAAATCCTTCCTATAAAGAAGTTACAACTGGTACAACCGGACATGCCGAAGTTGCCAGAATTCACTTCGATCCCGACGTGATTTCATATGAAGAACTGCTTGAAGTGCTATGGCATACACATAACCCCACTACACTAAACCGACAGGGAAATGATGTTGGGCCACAATACCGCTCGGTGATTTTCTATCATAATGAAGAACAGAAGGAAATTGCAGAGAAATCGTTGAAGAAAACGGATGAATCTGATTTATGGGAAGATCCGATTGTAACTAAAATTCAGCCGCTCGAAAACTACTATGTAGCTGAGAACTATCACCAGAATTATTTTGAGAATAATCCCAATGCCGGATATTGCTCGTTCGTTATAGCTCCGAAAGTGAAGAAATTTAAAAAGGAATTCAGCTATTTGTTGAAGGATAAAGAGAAAGTGAACTAA
- a CDS encoding amidohydrolase family protein — protein sequence MKYTYTFLLSILCIGAAFAQEPDTTMTFEEYDPESTLVVPGEKVTEAKYPFVDIHSHLWRMASMDLKKTTRQMDSLNMKVLVNLSGRSGETLKAMVDAAREQAPGRFIVFANIDFDGIDKPDWTERTVAQLEQDYENGARGLKIFKNLGLTVLDSKGNRVHTDDPRIDPVWAKAGELGMPVLIHTGEPAVFWAPIDEHNERWLEMKQFPSRHRGDSTRYPSWEVVMQEQWNVFRKHPETTFINAHFGWMANNLTRLGEHLDEFPNVYTETAAIIAELGRQPRFAKEFFIKYQDRLLFGKDTYRPHEYHTYFRVLESDDEYFDYFRRRHAFWQMYGLDLPNEVLRKVYYKNALKILPDIDESLFKTN from the coding sequence ATGAAATATACCTACACCTTTCTTCTTTCCATCTTATGTATTGGGGCAGCTTTTGCACAGGAACCTGATACCACAATGACATTCGAAGAATATGACCCGGAGTCTACGCTGGTAGTTCCTGGCGAGAAAGTTACTGAAGCAAAATATCCCTTTGTAGATATTCACAGCCACCTCTGGCGAATGGCTTCCATGGATCTGAAAAAAACCACCCGACAGATGGACAGCCTTAATATGAAAGTGCTGGTCAACCTGAGTGGCCGGTCTGGTGAAACATTAAAAGCCATGGTTGATGCTGCCAGAGAACAAGCTCCCGGTCGTTTCATCGTTTTTGCCAATATCGATTTTGATGGAATTGATAAGCCGGACTGGACAGAACGTACGGTAGCTCAACTTGAACAGGACTATGAGAATGGAGCGCGTGGGTTGAAGATTTTCAAAAACCTTGGACTTACCGTCTTGGATTCAAAAGGAAATCGCGTACATACCGATGATCCTAGAATTGATCCGGTTTGGGCTAAAGCTGGAGAGCTTGGCATGCCCGTACTCATTCATACCGGAGAACCCGCCGTATTCTGGGCCCCTATTGATGAGCACAACGAACGCTGGCTTGAAATGAAGCAGTTTCCAAGTCGCCATCGTGGGGATTCCACCCGATACCCAAGCTGGGAGGTGGTGATGCAGGAACAATGGAATGTATTCCGTAAGCACCCTGAAACTACCTTTATAAACGCCCATTTTGGCTGGATGGCAAACAATCTCACCCGCCTTGGTGAGCATCTGGATGAGTTCCCGAATGTATATACCGAAACTGCCGCTATTATTGCAGAACTTGGTCGTCAACCCCGCTTTGCCAAAGAATTTTTCATCAAGTATCAGGATCGTTTACTATTCGGAAAAGACACTTACCGGCCGCATGAGTATCACACCTATTTCAGAGTGCTGGAAAGTGATGACGAATATTTCGACTATTTCCGAAGACGACACGCTTTTTGGCAAATGTATGGATTGGATTTGCCAAATGAAGTGTTACGAAAAGTGTACTACAAAAATGCCTTAAAGATTTTACCAGATATCGACGAATCTTTATTTAAAACAAACTAA
- a CDS encoding aminopeptidase P family protein — translation MMHQKHREKLFSLFDEGQNGVVFIQGSDILYRNETDYEYPFRQESNFWYLTGVNEPECALILDLKTEEYHLFVPKRDAQYAVWHGYVKSLETYQEQYQPDHLHYANEILTVMNRIKPDKVYCLNEADAELIEDLNRGFEADVEALHDALTYCRVLKTDEELVYMRKAAKVNNLAHTEVMKAIKPGMYEYELKALFTKIQYENGLQQDAYNGIFAGGKNSAILHYVENTSQIKDGDLFLLDAGHEYQGYASDITRTYPANGKFTDLQAGVYDAVLAALNSSIEKIEPGVKMEDLHMHAARTIMEGLKEADLVKGSVDDMMENNIFALFFPHGLGHFLGLDTHDVGGYPKGVERIDRPGIKFLRARRDLQPGMVVTIEPGCYFVPALLIPAIEDDNQSKFLNVDKLTKMFEFGGIRIEDNIVVTEDGFENLTDVPKERTEVEKLITG, via the coding sequence ATGATGCATCAGAAGCACCGCGAAAAACTATTTTCACTATTTGATGAAGGCCAGAATGGAGTTGTATTTATCCAGGGTTCGGATATCCTCTACCGAAATGAAACGGATTACGAATACCCATTCCGCCAGGAATCCAATTTTTGGTATCTCACCGGAGTGAATGAGCCAGAATGTGCACTGATCCTGGATCTGAAAACGGAAGAGTATCACCTTTTTGTACCCAAGCGGGATGCACAATATGCGGTGTGGCATGGTTATGTTAAATCTTTGGAAACATATCAGGAGCAATACCAGCCGGATCATCTGCACTATGCGAATGAAATTCTGACTGTAATGAACAGGATTAAGCCGGATAAGGTGTATTGTTTAAATGAAGCGGATGCAGAACTGATTGAAGATCTGAATCGTGGTTTCGAAGCAGATGTAGAAGCTTTACATGATGCCCTTACGTATTGCCGGGTGCTAAAAACAGACGAAGAGCTGGTGTATATGCGTAAGGCCGCAAAAGTGAATAATCTGGCACATACGGAAGTTATGAAAGCCATTAAGCCGGGTATGTATGAGTACGAACTAAAGGCTCTGTTTACCAAAATTCAGTATGAAAATGGGCTTCAGCAAGATGCTTACAACGGTATTTTTGCGGGAGGAAAAAACAGTGCCATTCTTCATTATGTAGAAAACACCAGCCAGATTAAAGACGGTGATTTATTTCTGCTTGATGCCGGACATGAGTACCAGGGGTATGCTTCTGATATCACAAGGACTTACCCGGCAAATGGAAAATTTACAGATCTGCAGGCCGGTGTATATGATGCTGTTCTTGCTGCTTTAAATTCATCTATCGAGAAAATTGAGCCCGGGGTAAAAATGGAAGATCTGCATATGCATGCAGCCCGAACAATTATGGAGGGACTGAAAGAAGCAGACTTGGTTAAAGGCTCGGTAGATGACATGATGGAAAACAACATTTTTGCTCTGTTCTTCCCACACGGTCTGGGTCACTTTCTTGGATTAGATACCCATGATGTAGGCGGTTATCCAAAAGGAGTGGAACGCATCGATCGGCCGGGAATTAAATTTCTCCGTGCCAGAAGAGACCTGCAACCAGGAATGGTTGTGACTATTGAACCGGGCTGCTATTTCGTGCCCGCACTACTGATTCCTGCTATTGAAGATGATAATCAATCCAAATTCCTGAATGTCGATAAACTGACCAAAATGTTTGAGTTTGGCGGTATCCGGATTGAGGATAATATTGTGGTAACAGAGGATGGATTCGAAAACCTCACGGATGTACCAAAGGAAAGAACAGAAGTGGAGAAATTGATAACGGGTTAA